The Anoplolepis gracilipes chromosome 14, ASM4749672v1, whole genome shotgun sequence genome includes a window with the following:
- the LOC140673056 gene encoding integral membrane protein 2C produces the protein MTVITKAITEKKASDKMEQPLFVEENATDDSKADPEAARPKSDSTGHYFVSKRSIHRIHVTATFLLFLVALMILIIGVIGGLYIYKQYARTQMRRFRTGWYSIPYDSSNKASYGSNAVHQGLLADSDLFTKSLTRAMEQDALDIARHIDHDINNFFKERFEIDLENERYEKIDVPDFRGGRQGRFIHDFNINKTGIIDIDGHCCFVMPLNRQRVLPPRNMYDLLRKMYNGYYEVDTAIVRETMKVVTPPITDMSVVGTYIARECQDLPIYMLKKVDPSSVVKRSVSSGVFGQFAGNSIMEVDIVNLEDFE, from the exons GATGACTCAAAAGCAGATCCAGAAGCGGCACGTCCAAAAAGTGATTCGACTGgtcattattttgtttctaaGAGAAGCATCCATCGTATACATGTAACAGCGACATTTTTGCTCTTTCTTGTCGCACTGATGATATTGATTATTGGAGTCATCGGTGGACTTTACATTTATAAGCAATATGCGAGAACTCAGATGCGCAGATTCCGTACTGGCTGGTATAGCATTCCATATGACAGCTCGAATAAAGCTTCTTACGGCAGTAATGCAGTTCATCAGGGATTGTTGGCCGACTCCGACCTGTTCACCAAAAGTCTCACCAGAGCTATGGAACAAGACGCACTGGATATTGCAAGGCATATAGatcatgatattaataattttttcaaagagaGATTTGAAATTGATCTTGAGAACGAGCGTTATGAGAAAATTGATGTGCCTGATTTCCGCGGTGGACGTCAAGGGCGTTTTATACATGATTTTAACATT AATAAAACAGGTATCATTGATATTGATGGCCACTGTTGCTTTGTCATGCCATTAAATCGTCAACGCGTATTGCCACCTCGTAATATGTACGATCTCCttagaaaaatgtacaatG GTTATTACGAAGTGGATACTGCAATCGTGCGCGAAACTATGAAAGTAGTCACACCACCAATCACTGACATGTCAGTCGTTGGAACATATATAGCGCGAGAATGCCAAGACTTGCCTATTTACATGCTAAAGAAAGTAGATCCTTCTAGTG ttGTAAAACGCAGCGTGTCAAGTGGAGTGTTCGGCCAATTCGCCGGCAACAGTATTATGGAGGTTGATATCGTAAATCTAGAAGATTTTGAATGA